A region of Microbacterium suwonense DNA encodes the following proteins:
- a CDS encoding pyridoxal phosphate-dependent aminotransferase, giving the protein MTRRTLDQSSKLKNVLYEIRGKALIEAARLEAEGHQILKLNTGNPATFGFEAPHQIVRDMLAALPTAHGYSDSKGIISARRAVVSRYEETPGFPHVDPDDVYLGNGVSELITMVMQALLDEGDEVLIPAPDYPLWTAMTSLAGGTPVHYLCDEDDGWQPDLDDLRAKVTPQTKAIVIINPNNPTGAVYSREVLEGIVQIARENQLLLLSDEIYDRILFDDAAHIPTATLAPDLLCLTFNGLSKTYRVAGYRSGWLVITGPKGHATGFLEGITLLASTRLCPNVPAQHAVQAALGGVQSIEALIAPSGRLHEQRDIAWKGLDAIPGVSCVKPEGALYAFPRLDPEVHEIRDDGRLVYDLLVSEKILLVQGTGFNWPRPDHLRVVTLPEARVLSEAVERLGNFLASYRQ; this is encoded by the coding sequence ATGACCCGCCGCACCCTGGACCAGTCGTCCAAGCTCAAGAACGTCCTCTACGAGATCCGCGGCAAGGCACTCATCGAGGCGGCGCGTCTTGAGGCGGAGGGCCACCAGATCCTCAAGCTGAACACCGGCAACCCGGCAACGTTCGGGTTCGAGGCACCCCATCAGATCGTCCGCGACATGCTCGCCGCCCTGCCGACGGCTCATGGCTACAGCGACAGCAAGGGCATCATCTCGGCGCGTCGAGCGGTGGTCAGCCGCTACGAGGAGACTCCGGGGTTCCCGCACGTCGACCCGGACGACGTGTATCTGGGCAACGGCGTCTCCGAGCTGATCACGATGGTCATGCAGGCGCTGCTCGATGAGGGCGACGAGGTGCTCATCCCCGCACCCGACTACCCGCTGTGGACGGCGATGACCTCGCTCGCCGGCGGAACGCCGGTGCACTACCTGTGCGACGAGGACGACGGCTGGCAGCCCGACCTCGACGACCTGCGGGCCAAGGTGACGCCGCAGACCAAGGCCATCGTGATCATCAACCCGAACAACCCCACCGGGGCGGTGTACTCGCGTGAGGTGCTCGAGGGGATCGTGCAGATCGCGCGCGAGAACCAGCTGCTGCTGCTCTCAGACGAGATCTACGACCGGATCCTCTTCGACGACGCTGCGCACATCCCCACCGCGACCCTCGCGCCCGACCTGCTCTGCCTGACCTTCAACGGACTGTCCAAGACCTACCGGGTGGCCGGCTACCGGTCGGGCTGGCTGGTGATCACCGGGCCGAAGGGGCACGCCACGGGGTTCCTGGAGGGCATCACCCTGCTGGCCTCCACGCGGCTGTGCCCGAACGTCCCGGCACAGCACGCCGTGCAGGCGGCGCTGGGTGGAGTGCAGTCCATCGAGGCGCTGATCGCGCCATCGGGCCGGCTGCACGAGCAGCGGGACATCGCCTGGAAGGGCCTGGACGCCATCCCGGGAGTCAGCTGCGTCAAGCCCGAGGGAGCGCTGTACGCCTTCCCACGATTGGACCCGGAGGTGCACGAGATCCGCGACGACGGCAGGCTGGTCTACGATCTGCTCGTATCGGAGAAGATCCTGCTGGTGCAGGGCACCGGATTCAACTGGCCGCGACCTGACCATCTGCGTGTCGTGACGCTTCCCGAAGCACGGGTGCTCAGCGAAGCCGTCGAGCGGCTCGGGAACTTCCTCGCGAGCTACCGGCAGTGA
- a CDS encoding AAA family ATPase, translating to MTSVILCAADEDAAMLASDLELEGVGVRRVDASELPGLDLDGVDALLIAPTRATLTAELIGACDRAGVRVLPVGSADSRIATRFGLPAPLAYATPASEVLRVLAAGTITAQPASGPRPRVIAVWGPHGAPGRTTIAIQLAVELCRAGRHTALVDADSVAPSISLQLGLSDDAPGLAAACRRAELGSLDVAELSRLSTAVETSAGTVEVLSGLNRPSRWPELGAARVRTTLSTSRSWVDETVVDVSADFDADDDALDPGAPARHAAAAATLLEADAVVAVLSADPLGVSRFVRGHAELRHLLGATPVTVVANRVRPGPLGIDARGQIRRTLDRFAGVDDVAFVPEDQRAADAAALHARAIADVSPRSPLVAAVRRVAASLDVRTDVTAGSSRGSSRAARRLR from the coding sequence ATGACCTCGGTGATCCTCTGCGCCGCCGACGAGGACGCCGCGATGCTGGCATCCGATCTGGAGCTGGAGGGCGTCGGCGTGCGCCGCGTGGATGCGTCGGAGCTCCCTGGGCTCGACCTGGACGGCGTGGACGCGCTGCTGATCGCACCCACGCGGGCGACATTGACCGCCGAACTCATCGGTGCGTGCGATCGGGCCGGCGTGCGAGTGCTTCCGGTCGGATCCGCCGACTCGCGGATCGCCACGCGCTTCGGTCTACCCGCACCCCTTGCATACGCCACACCTGCCAGCGAGGTGCTGCGGGTGCTCGCCGCCGGCACCATCACCGCGCAACCGGCTTCAGGGCCCCGTCCGCGCGTCATCGCCGTGTGGGGCCCACACGGCGCCCCGGGGCGGACGACGATCGCCATTCAGCTCGCTGTCGAGCTCTGCAGGGCGGGCCGACACACGGCGCTGGTCGACGCCGACAGCGTTGCGCCCTCGATCTCGCTGCAGCTCGGCCTCAGCGACGATGCGCCGGGCCTTGCCGCAGCATGCCGACGTGCGGAGCTCGGCAGCCTGGACGTCGCCGAGCTGTCACGGCTGTCGACTGCGGTGGAGACCTCCGCGGGGACGGTGGAGGTGCTCAGCGGCCTCAATCGCCCCAGTCGCTGGCCGGAGCTCGGAGCCGCTCGAGTGCGAACCACGTTGAGCACGAGCCGTTCCTGGGTGGATGAGACCGTGGTCGATGTGTCCGCCGACTTCGATGCCGACGATGACGCGCTCGACCCGGGTGCTCCTGCCCGCCATGCGGCAGCGGCGGCGACCCTGCTGGAGGCCGATGCCGTCGTGGCCGTGCTCTCCGCCGATCCGCTGGGAGTGAGCCGCTTCGTCCGCGGGCATGCCGAGCTGCGTCATCTGCTGGGCGCGACGCCGGTCACCGTCGTCGCGAACCGGGTGCGGCCCGGTCCACTGGGGATCGATGCCCGCGGGCAGATCCGCCGCACGCTCGATCGCTTCGCCGGTGTCGATGACGTGGCGTTCGTCCCGGAGGATCAGCGTGCGGCGGATGCGGCAGCGCTGCACGCGCGTGCGATCGCCGACGTCTCACCGCGTTCGCCGCTGGTCGCGGCAGTGCGGCGGGTGGCGGCGAGCCTCGACGTGCGGACGGATGTCACTGCCGGTAGCTCGCGAGGAAGTTCCCGAGCCGCTCGACGGCTTCGCTGA
- a CDS encoding SAF domain-containing protein — protein MTSSRARRPFFGDLRFLIGLVLVVVSVAGVWLLISSSRQTTPVLQATHTVLPGETISSADFQVVEVGLAGLADAYLAPQDLQDDAVATRTLPKGELVPSRASGTTPSCARPRWSSAAPRSPRVWGREAPSSCGTRRCSRTDAHRMLRAFSSAMP, from the coding sequence ATGACGTCCTCCCGTGCCCGCCGTCCGTTCTTCGGCGATCTCCGGTTCCTGATCGGTCTCGTCCTCGTCGTCGTCTCCGTCGCCGGAGTATGGCTGCTGATCTCGTCGTCTCGACAGACGACGCCGGTGCTGCAGGCCACGCACACGGTGCTTCCCGGTGAGACGATCAGCTCCGCGGACTTCCAGGTGGTCGAGGTCGGTCTCGCCGGCCTCGCCGACGCCTATCTGGCCCCGCAGGACCTGCAAGACGACGCGGTCGCCACCAGAACGCTGCCGAAGGGAGAGCTGGTCCCCTCTCGAGCATCGGGGACGACGCCGAGCTGCGCACGACCACGGTGGTCGTCAGCAGCACCGCGATCCCCGCGGGTGTGGGGCCGGGAAGCGCCGTCGAGCTGTGGCACGCGCCGCTGCTCGAGGACGGACGCACACCGGATGCTCCGCGCGTTCTCGTCGGCGATGCCGTGA